One region of Culex pipiens pallens isolate TS chromosome 2, TS_CPP_V2, whole genome shotgun sequence genomic DNA includes:
- the LOC120427187 gene encoding homeobox protein E60-like, producing the protein MLLEPFCQAERHQDCQRSRDLYGPRTRKPKKSPSEKAAASAAAAATAAAGAASASAAAIADDKRPRTAFSGPQLARLKHEFAENRYLTERRRQQLSAELGLNEAQIKIWFQNKRAKIKKSSGHKNPLALQLMAQGLYNHSTVPLTREEEELQEMQAAAAAAAESRMGSSD; encoded by the exons atgttgttggaGCCATTTTGCCAGGCCGAGAGACATCAAGATTGTCAGCGCTCGCGCGATCTCTATG GTCCACGGACGCGCAAACCAAAGAAGAGCCCCAGTGAAAAGGCTGCGGCGagtgcggcggcggcggccacgGCAGCTGCGGGGGCAGCCAGTGCCAGTGCTGCGGCCATCGCCGACGATAAGCGACCCCGGACGGCGTTCAGCGGACCGCAGCTGGCCAGGTTGAAG CACGAGTTCGCCGAAAATCGCTACCTGACCGAGCGTCGCCGCCAGCAGCTCAGCGCCGAGCTGGGTCTGAACGAGGCGCAGATAAAAATTTGGTTCCAAAACAAAcgggcaaaaatcaaaaagtcctCCGGCCACAAGAACCCTCTCGCGCTGCAGCTGATGGCCCAGGGTCTGTACAACCACTCGACGGTGCCGCTGACCCGCGAGGAAGAGGAGCTGCAGGAGATGCAGGCCGCGGCGGCAGCGGCTGCCGAGTCCCGGATGGGGTCTTCCGATTGA